One Papaver somniferum cultivar HN1 unplaced genomic scaffold, ASM357369v1 unplaced-scaffold_76, whole genome shotgun sequence genomic window, TCAAATAAACTGTTTCATAATGAACAATCTATTCACCTCTAGAGCTTTTAACAGGTCTTCCCTGGTGTGAGAAGCAGATATGCAAATACGTGCCCTCGACAACAGTAGTGGGGTTGCTGGGAAAGCAACTATGACAACCGCGACCTGCAATAGCACCATTGATATAAGTAAAGATCACAATACGCGAACTTGTTACAAACAGAACTTGATATACTAACATTCCGTTTTAGGCACTCTCGAGAAAAGGCAGGGACTTTTGATGGATTGTAAAGCATGATGGACATTACTGGAGAGTCTATGTCTCCTAAAACCTGAAATCCCATCTTCTCCAATTCTGATCTGAAAAAGTTGCTGTTCTCACGAATACGTGCAAGTTTCTGAGCCCCTGCAGACAAAAACTCCATAATTTAGCGGATGATGATTAATCTATATTTAATATGCTGCtgcaatttatttttttattttttttagagaacaATATCCGCGAACCTCTACTAGAACCATCTTCCCCAAGAATAACCCTTATGGAAGATATAATCTGTTGTGCAGCAGTTGGTGAAATTGCAGTCGCATACAGATGAGCAGGGCATGAGAACTTTAGATATTCAATAATCTCCTGGAAATGATTAAACAGAGGTCAATACAGTAAATGCAGAGCCTAAGCTTGTGACTATGATATCCTCCAACAAAAGCaacagaagaaaaagagaaataatAGCAAGGAAGCATTACGCCATACTCTATCAAGGTAAACAAAGCCAATACCCCCAAGGAAAGCATCGTAAATGATGCTATCAAGGTACAAGATCTGACACCAGCATTGCTTTTAGTAACAAACAACTAGAGCACTTTAATTTCACTCTAATATCTCTCGTGTGAATGTTAACATAACCCTTCTCGCGAGCATAAAAACAAGATGCACATTTTATCAGATTAACAAAAAATAGACCTGGTTGTTCATTGTAGGCACATTTTTCAAATAATATATTCAACAAAACCTTAAAACTATTTAAGGGGCAAAAGAACATGATTGGAACCTTGGATGCTGCAATGTAACCACCACATGATCCAAAGGATTTTGAAAAAGTCCCCATCATTATGTCTATATCAGCAGTATCCACTCCTAGAAGCTCACAAACTCCTCTTCCGGACTTCCCAACTGCCCCAATACTGTGAGCCTCATCCAAATAAGTATATGCCTGATTGAGGGGAAAAAAGAATAAACAAGATTTCTCGTCTTTAGATATCGCAGGTATCGAGTTTGACTTACCGAAGTTAACTTAATGTTTTCATACCATGTTGATGCAGTTATGTCAATGAACTTACTGTTCTTTTCATTCATTTGCAAAATAATTACATTTGTAACGAAAGGTAACTTCGAGAGTGACAAACCCTATATTTCTTGCAGACTTGTATGATCTCCGGAAGTTTGCAGAGCTCTCCTTCCATGCTGTATATCCCCTCTACAACGACAATTATTTTTTTCCATGGCCTACGCGTCCGAGGCTGTCCAAAAGCAATTTGTTCCCTCAAAACTTCTTCCAAGTGGGACGGCGCTGTGAAGATAAAAAACTTAAATAATTAGATGCATGGAACGATTAGAAGAGTACTACTTTAGCAGCATTGTAACCCAAATATAAGGCAGATTCTTACTGTTGTGCTGGAAAACTCGCACTATGGCTCCTGATCCTCTAGCACCATTAACAATGGAGTTGTGGTTCAAGGAATCACTAATAATCAACCCACCCTGCGGAAGACATTAATGAGAAATAATAGCACGGTTAAGGGAAATACTGGGTTCGTAATAGTTAGGACTCAGAATTAGATGGGCCAACTACGCGAAGTACTGTCAAGATTAATCAATTGCATGTAAACAAACCTTACGAATCAGGACTGGAAGGACAGCAGAATTTGTGACATATCCCATACCAGTTATCATAGCAGCTGGCTTTCCAACAAATTTAGCAACACATGCTTCTAATTCCACATGTAATATTGTCGTTCCTGATAAAACCAGAGCATCACAAGTAAATATAAATTAGAAATTCAAATGTTAAGTTGTAATTTATTATACATACCACCATCTACGCGAGCGCTACATGTACTTGGAGAAAATTTCTTCAAAGACTCTACAACACGTGGAGTGCAGTATTCATCTGATGCTGCGAACCCAAGGTAGTTGTATGATCCCAAGTTAAGACATTTACTCGTGTTCGTGGTTCGTCTGCACAAAATGCAAGTAATTGGACTGCATTACTGTCATTTACAACAAAATATATAGTTTCTTTCTTATAAACCTTGGACGTAAATAAGAAGTCTGTAAACAAAAGTAGGAAACTCACTTGAGTGTCTTGAATCTATCGTCAGAGTAACGCTCAACCACATCAATCCAAGCATGAGGAGCGCTTGCAATCGGCCGACTAACACAATCCTTTCGATACATGGAAATTTCACAAAAACCATATCAGCTTTGATCTTATTAAAACATCACTAGCTAGTTAGTATTTTCTTAAATCCAAACTTAAGTTTCCAAAATCACTAATAGGGTGTTTCGACGTGTACTCTAAAGTAACATTTTGACTTCTAAAAGTCAAAAAATAAGAAATCAGTTTGGCTATGTTATTTCAAAACAACTTTTAGAAGTTAAAAATTAACCTTTTTATAAGCATCTCTGCTTCTGGTATACAAATGCGCTATAAGCATTTTTCTTAATAATGTTGGGTTGGTACCTTAACATATAACTAGGAACTATGATAATAGTTTCGGATATATAAGAAACCCATTGTAAAAAGGGGAAATTTCAGTTTAATGTTTTTTCTATAATAGTAGTTCATGTCCAAGAAGGAACACTATTTTAGAGCATGGTATTTCTAGCGGTTCACTTGTAGAATGAACTCTTACATGATAGTTAATTTGTAATAGTAGCCGTTTATTTTGAAGAATAATCTCGTAATACTacttcattttgaagaatgaattCGTAATGGTAGTTCCTAATTGAAACTTGTTTTGTAGAATGACTTCGTGATGGTGTTCATATCGTAGAATTAACTCATATTATTGGTAGTTCATATTGCAGGAACGATAATTCAttttgtaaaatgaactcgtaatgaTTAATTATGATAGTTATGTTGTTGAATGAACTCGTAATAAGTGTTCATTATGGAGTCCATATATTGTAACATGAACTCAAAAacggtagttcatattgtagaatgaactcgtgataggTATTTATATTGTAAAATGGACTCCTAATGGCATTTCATATGGTAGAATAAACCCGTAATCGTAGTTCATAATATTAGTTCATTTTGTAAAATGAACTCGCATGGTAGCTCATCCTAGGAGTTCATTTTACGAAATGAATTTATTTGATAGTTCATTCAAGCAGTTCACTTTATATAATGAACTAGCTAGACTGTTAATTTATTCAATTAATTCATTTTGTATAATGAACTCATATGGTAGCTCATTTTGTAGTTGATTTTTATCTAAAGGATAACATAAAAATTAAAAGCTTCCATAGATAGCAACAATGTTACTTgctgaatatataaaatttattatgtTTTGGTTTATggttgaaaaaatatttattttttaatatattttactTATTTTGTGAAGatagggaaaaaggaaataaagagATACTTTTGGCACCCGATATGATGACATCATCCGCTCTTTGTAATGTTCACCATAGGGCCAAATAATAATTATTTGGACcaaatcaaaatatatttttaaaaaa contains:
- the LOC113344451 gene encoding long chain base biosynthesis protein 2a-like, with translation MMKVPYTTAFITLFSLGLLFGFGRLRELFRKLVEWWKDSSNIHGYAPVSLGFEDFYFRRVYLRAQDCVSRPIASAPHAWIDVVERYSDDRFKTLKRTTNTSKCLNLGSYNYLGFAASDEYCTPRVVESLKKFSPSTCSARVDGGTTILHVELEACVAKFVGKPAAMITGMGYVTNSAVLPVLIRKGGLIISDSLNHNSIVNGARGSGAIVRVFQHNTPSHLEEVLREQIAFGQPRTRRPWKKIIVVVEGIYSMEGELCKLPEIIQVCKKYRAYTYLDEAHSIGAVGKSGRGVCELLGVDTADIDIMMGTFSKSFGSCGGYIAASKEIIEYLKFSCPAHLYATAISPTAAQQIISSIRVILGEDGSSRGAQKLARIRENSNFFRSELEKMGFQVLGDIDSPVMSIMLYNPSKVPAFSRECLKRNVAVVIVAFPATPLLLSRARICISASHTREDLLKALEVISEVGDLVGVKYFVAEPKKQDDGRVKMSPMTQSLRKVPRSVNSGFPNFLEDDSCLITL